The DNA window cagaaaattaggaaacaaccttcctcaagacccagtaataccacttttgggtatatatccaaaggatgctcaatcgtaccacaaggacatgtactcaggtgtgttcatagcagctttgtttgtcatagtcagaaccttgaaacaacctatatgcccctgactgaagaatggataaggaaaatgtggtacatttacacaatgaagtaccacacagcagaaaaaaaatgacatcttgagattttttcaggcaagtggatggatctagaaaacacgttgagtgaagtaacccagacccagaaagacaattatatgtactcattcatgagtggcttttaaacataaagcaaagaaaaccagcctacaattcacaatcccagagaacccagaaaacaatgaagacctaagaaagacatacgtggatctaatctacatggaaaatagaaaaagacaagatgtcctgagtaaattgggaacatggggaccatgggagaggatagaaagggagggaagagaaagtgaggggagcatagaaaaatgtagagcccaataaaatcaataaaaatagataatctttaaaaaaataaaacaaaaaagaaaacataagattATTTGTAACCCATGGGATATACGAATATATTAACACATATTTGagttattgaaaatattcttctCTATGTGAacacacatttttatgtttttaccaATGGATGCATATCAGAATGCTAACAATGATTTTTGTTAACCACAATGCTGTAGTGAGGAGTGATGCTATCTATGCTGCTTTTGTCTCTTTCGTTGCATGCAGGATCCTTTGCAAGCAGCTAACATCTTTGGGTATAGTGTCTCCCAGAGCCAAATGCCCCATAACAATTGACACAATGTTTATCAGAAAGTTTGAAAATCGTGGAATGCAtttattctttactcttcttAGCTCTTTTgtatctctaaaataaaaagcattgtcttaattataaaaaataaagcctaattatttttctgttgtattAGAAATGCACAAGACTCAAAGTGACAAATGTTTTGTTCCAAGTCACAGTCAGGGAGTGAAATGAAATATGACCGTGCTTCAGCACTGGGTGAATTCCATTGTCTCCCACCTTCATGCTCAAGACAGAGGAACCCAAACACTCTTCCACCTCAGAGACTCGGTTAGAGTGAAAAAGTTCCCCTTGGTGCAGAGAACCATGCAGAAAATTAACTCTGACATTTACTGAGGTCCTTAGGTATTATTCAGTTTCTTGGGATGCTGGTTTcttgtaagaaacagaaaatgaataagtgagtgaattaaaaacagaagcaatTTCATACGAGGTAAACTATGGTGGTCCTGGAACTGGAAGAGCAAGGTGAAGACTGCTGAAGTCGAATGGTTGAAGAGGTAACCCCTGAGCAGGGAGAACCAACTGGCCATGAAAGCAGGTGAGAGAAGTGTGGTTCAATCAAGATGCTACCGAGCAGTGGGATGACTCGGGGAGGGGAATTTTTCCCTTACTCCTTCACAGGAGtctgctccctcccctctcaGATTCTCCATCTATTGAGCTTCTAGACTATTCTCTTCTTTGGGTGATGTGTTCCAGTCTCTCTATGGTGTCTGCTTCTTGCTTTGTACATTAAAAAATGTCATCAGTGGGAAAAACAGTGTTCATGGTTCCCTCTGACCCTTTCACCTGGACTAATTTCAGACTGAAGATGTGAACACCTTCAGCCTCCAGATTTGAGCCCAGGACCCCTGTGGGATTGGGGGACCCTTGGATCCATTTTCACACTAATGAAAGAATGGGACAAGGTTTAGACTGATTCTAGGCTAACTTGAAGATGAGTTATACAGTAAAACGTTGATAAGTGTAAGGACTAATTTCAGTCTTCAGaatacagtctctctctctctctgtctctctctccaacaattaaagaaaaatagctgTGAATGTGAAAGAGAGTGCAAGGGTAGGGGTGGTGCTAAGGTGATTTGAAGGATGAaagggaaataatgtaattatgatctcaaaaaatattaaaaattcactCATCAATTTATGGACACATAAGTTGTTCTCTTTTATGGACTTAGTGGATAGTGTTGAAATAACCATTAAGCtgtgaattaaaaacaaaccaggcTTGGTGGTTCATGCTTGAAACCACAGCGGTAGGAGTCAGaaacaggcaggtccctggggtttgctggcaagttctaggccagtgagagactctgtctccaaaaacaaggtagacagcTCCTGAGGAGCGACGTCTGGGATTCTCCACTGGCCCCtaaatgcacatgtacatgtgttcactgacatctgcacacataaacacatgcatctGTACCTgtgagcactcacacacatgagaaagaaaaacttagatTAATTCTAGTCCTTGTGTCCAGACAGTTTTCTCAGTAGTCTaactgactcttttgcctgtgcATGGGACCTGTTTCCTCCTACTGCGTTGCCTCActcagccttaatatgagggtgTTTGCCAAGTCTTTCACATCTTGTTATGCAGAGTTTGGTTGATATTACTGGGAGGCCAGTCctttcctgaagggaaatggaggaagaggggtggatctgagggagaggggagggagtggagggtgTGGCTGGAATGTGTtgtgtgagagaaaaataaataaataaagtaaaagaaaaacatgttgaGGGATAATCACCATGGAGCAGCAATAAGAACACCGCATTTTAAGTTCACTTTTTGAGAGTTGGCTGTTATTCTAGTTCTTTCCATATGTACCCCTTTGCATTCCCACAAACTCTCCATGGAGACACCACTCCCACCTCATCTTTGAGAAATGAGCAGCTTCCCTAAAACACGGATCAGATCTACTCTACGCTGTTAGAGCGGGGACCCACTATGTACTCAAAGGCAccgtcccctccccccaccctgctgccttttttctctttacttcGTACAGAGTTTCCAATGATCAAACATTGATTTAAATAAACTAGCGTGAACACGGATGTCCCCCCACCACATCTTCTTAAATTGACACAAACTCTGCATTTGAATATTAGAGataaaaagggttttttttgtggtggtggtttattctctctttttctttcctttccttcttttcttctttcttccttccttccttccttttcttttctttttttttttgagacagattttctctgtgtagtcctgactgtcctgaaacccccaaagacccacctgtctctgcgtcccgagtgctgtgattaaaggcgaatgccaccactgcccggccttactcttatttttaaagatttattttaattttaattgtgtgcatatgtatgtgtttgtgtgagggtatATGGTcttgtgagtgcaggtacccaagGAGCCCAGAGGCACTgactctctggagctggagttacaggtggttgtgagccatccagtgTGGATGTTGGAACCCGAACTTGAGTGCCCTTTTGGAGCAGTGCATTCTCTTGATCCCTAAGCTATCTCTGTAGTCCACTAGTTTTAGTTACTGTTCggggtgtgtttatgtgtgggcaTGAGCTGATGTCAGAGGCCAGCTTTCGGGAGTCCGCTCTTTCCTCCACCGTGTGGTTACTAGGAAGTAAACCTAagtcatcagccttggtggcaagtgcctttacccatagAGACATCTTGTCAGCCTCTAGTTGTatctattctttgagaattttatacacttatacaatatgttttgaaAAGAATGGGCCAGAGGCAGCAGATGGGTCTTTGGGACATGGTGGGCAGCTATACATGGGAACTCAGGGGGTTGGGACAGCATACCTGAGGCCTGTCTGCGTAAGCCCAAGTTGGGTGAATTCCCAACTAGAACAGGAGAGCTAGGCACGAAGTCTCACCCAGGAGAGATGCTGTTGGCGACTGATAGCATCTGAGAAAGGGGGAGTCAGTTTTTGTTAAGAGTGTAGGTTCTGGGGAGTTGGCCATGTGCCAGTAGAAGGCCACGCACACAAAAACGTGTGGGCAAAACAAATTAGACTTAATCGGTGTAAATACAAAAGAGGGGAGTGAAAGGGACACAGGACTGGGTGGGTAGGAGAGTCagggtagatctgggaggagctggaggaagggtgAATGGGATTAAAACATTCTGTGAAATTCTCAAGGGACCAGtacaaatttcaaaaaattaaacaaatggacTTTAGATGAatgaagttctcaaaagaagaaatacaaatatccaggaaatatttttttaaatgctcagcATTCTCAGTGATCAGGGAAATGTTAAATAAagtactttgaaatttcatcttatcccagtcagaatggctaagactttatttatttatttatttatttatttatttatttatttatttcaacagATGCTGACTTAACAGTGAGGAAAGAGGAATACTTATTCGCTTTGGTGAATGTGCAAACTAGTAATGGTTAAGACTCTTAAAAATTTCTACtacagtcgggcagtggtggttcatggccttaatcccagcacttgggaggcagaggcaggtggatctcttgagttcgaggccagcctggtctacagtgcaagttccaggacagccaggaactggtacacagaggaaaccctgtatttaaaaataaaagcaaaaacaaaacaaaaacaaaagaagaattatgttttgtttgtttgttttgtttgtttgtttgttttgcaacaAATGGTGTCACGCAGTGAGGAAAGAGAAACCCTTACTCAGTACTGGTGAACGTATGAGCCAGTGCAGCCGCAGCTACTATgaaatcaatatggaggttcCTCAAGAGAAGAAAACCATACTTATCATAAGACACAGTCACGCTGCTCCCTAGCGTTTCACAAGGACTCCcacatcctactacagagacactcaTTCACCCCGGTTGCTCTACTCACAATAGCCAAGAAAAGGTTTTGAGACAGATCCTCTTGGGAGTCTGAGGAGCAGGAACTGTGATGAATATGGGCAAGCCGGCCTTGTTACAATCTTTATTCTCATTGCAGAGAATCAGGTTCTCAAGGATCCAAGTTTGGAAACATTGGGGAACATTTGATCTTAAAGACATGGGCCAAGCATAAAGGCCATGAGCTAACCGGGTCCTAGAGACAAAGGCGAGCTGAGTGCATGACTTCGCACTCTGTTTGAAATTCTGATGTGAATCCAGCAGTCCACATTTTCCAGGCACGAAATCTCCTATTCCTAATAGCATCTCCTGGCTATTATGCAATCATTTTTCCTTAGCTCTTGAACCAAACGTTCCCAAGCCCATCTGCATTCCATGACAAATTATATGAGTTTGAATTTTGCCAAGTTTTTCAACAGTTTTCAAATCTACAGTAGGCACATTGTCACTTTTCCTCATGCAATCACAGCCACATGGGTGGTAGCtatcattcatatttttatcaAAGTTCATGCCAGCATCCACTGTGGTTGAATGGATCTATCTTTTTCTCCAATCGCGGTCCCTTCTCCAACTGAACACTAGCATGATCTGAAGCagctgttctttatttctttatgaaaatgaGCTTCTCAAGAAACTGAGTTTGGATTCTAGTGGTAATCTTAAACAAGAGTACTGACCCAGTGAGCTTCTGGATCCTTGAGTAGATTTGCCTTTAGTGTTTACAAAGGTCACCTTTAGTGCTGGAGAGATATCTTAGACTGTAAAGTGACTTCCATACATGCGTGGGGCCCTGGGTTCTGATCCAGTCATCTGTGtacaaactgggtgtggtggcatgcacctgtaactctagccctGGGAGTGGAACATAGAGGATGAAAGCCTGGAGCTTCCCAGTCAGACTATCCAATTGGTCATCTCCACATTCAGCTAGAGGACTCGTCTTAAAACTCAAggtggagagaaacagaaagagacactTGACATGGCTTCAGACTTGTACAAAACATAtctagcacacacaaacacacccatgaacacacatacatttacatgcccatgcacacatgcatacacttgcacatacacttcagacacacacacacgcacacacacacacacacacacacacacactttcccaggTTGATTACTGGGTGAGGGAAACTGTCTACATTCTCTAGAGTATGTGCCATGGCCTTCTCCTCCCGTGCTTCTTCCCCTCCACTGGGATTCTTTACACCTCACTCTGCCAGAATCTGACTTGATCTTTTAGTATCAACTCCACACTCTCCTCTTGCATGTATCTTTTTGTGGCTATATAATCTGACTGATGACCCAGCAGtatttatatttccatatatgaGCATTAGAACTACTGCAAATGTACCACCAGAGGGTCACCACAGCACCCTGAGTCCAAGAACTAGAACATGGAAAAGCTGATTCACCCGGAGATACATGTGTAGCCCTGTGCTGCCTTCCAGCAGCTCCTCTACGTAGTAAGGAGATACAGTGATAAGAGATGATTCTACTTCCTGGAGGAGATGGAACTATGATGCTTTCTATGTACTTTCATGAACTCAATGCTCTATCTTTTTTTAATCTaaagctaaagagatggctcagagatcaagggcatttgctgctcttgcagagggcccgagttcgattcctagcacccatgtcagacaagtcacaaacacacatgacTCTAGCTCCAAGTgaatgacaccctcttctagcctctgcaagTGGTGTACATGTGTTTACCCCATGcctagacacagagacacagacagacacatgtatgaaatcaattattataattaaaaatgttaatctGTATTCTTGAATTGTTTTTTCTCCTATAGACGAAGGAGGAATGCAATGTGGAGACCACTTGGGTTCTGTATTACACAGAATGTATCTGTTCTAAAAAATTTAGACTTTCTCACATAAGAAAGGACAAGTCTTTAAAGACCTATAGATCATTTCACTCCATGGGCATTTAGGAAGTAGGGTCATTAGCTAAAATATTGGTGACTGATAAATTCTGGAAAAGGGGTGGTCATTGTCTTCAATGTTGTACCTACTGAGATGCCTAACTGGATCCTATGGATAGTTTAAAAAGGCATGAATGCTAGAAAGGGAACAATGGAGAGAAGAGTGTTAATAGGGATAGGAGGGCCATTAAAGAGGCCAGGGATGTTACACTAATCAGCATCCACTTTATATGTGtaaaaattgtcaaagaacaaattcaataaaaagaCAGGGAACTAAggacacacaccaaaacaaaatgcATCAGGAACTGCTGGCATAATGACAAGCAATTGGACTTTATTCTACAAGCACTGGGAGAGCTATGACTCCTGGAAAGCTGGTCAACATACTCAATCTTGCTTATCTATTCTGGGATGTAGGAGGGCTCAATCTTTCCCTAGAGTGAGCTGAATCTAGCCAACAGTAACCACTGCATGCCAGCCCTCTTTTGGGTGGTACAGCATCATGGTTAAGAGTTTTGAATCAGACAGAATGTCTCTCTCACCCTAACTGGTCCCCAGGAAGCCACTTAGATGGGCCATGCTTCATTACTAATATTTAACTTGTAGATGCGATTATCTTTATCACCGCTTCATCAGTTCCTCTGATGCTTAAATTTGTTTGCTTCCCCCAACAGTCAATATCTGTGTTCACTGAACCTTCTTGCCTTCACCCCCCAACGAACAATGGTGGAGCCTCTCACCTGGTGGCCACAGGCTGCAGGTGCCAGTCCTTCCTCACACGTATGACGGGAGGCTCTGCTATTCAGCTGCTGCCCAGAGCACATGCCAAGAGACAAGCAGACAGCCTTTCAGTACATCCAAGGAGCAGCTGCTCATGGTGCTGAAATAGACCCTCCAACCATACCTCCCATTCTGTTCGTGGCTCTGGAAGCTCTGAAGGGCTGAGAGTACTGCCTGCActaagatgaggaggaggagcacAGCCTTAGAAAGAAGCTCTGGACCTCAGAGACTTCCCTGCCCCTGAGAATTTGGAGGAGTGGCAGGAAAGAAGGGATTTTACTGATATCTTTTTGAGATTTAAGTAGAAAAGCCTGCAGACCACTCTCAgagcaatttctttttaaaaattatgtgtatgtgctctctctctctgtgtgtgtgcatgcgtgtacgcatctgtgtgtgtgtgggtggttgTGTTTGTGAGTGCAGACGCCTGCAGTGGCCACAGAtgcactggagctggagttccaggcagttctgagccacCTAACATAGGTGCTGGCAACTGAAGTTGGGCCCTCTGCACATGCAGTGTGTGCTCTCAagttctgagtcatctctccgggcTGATTTCTTCTTCAATGTAAAGACCATGCTTGGGATGTGAAGTATGTAAGGGCGAAAAGAAAACCTGCTTCAGCTTTCAGTTAATTGACAGAGTATAGAGAAGAGTGCCAACATGGAGCAGACAACCTGTCTATACGGGTATATAACCTGTTGTTTACAGAAACACCACTGGTGTTGAAGATCCAGGAAAGAATGGGACGATTCAGACAAAGGAGTTAGTCCTTCATCTTCCTGCCATAAGGCAGCTATGTGCACAGTTAATACAGGCCAATGAATAGAAAAGACATAAAGCTGAAATTtattaggaagaggaaagagaccagcagggggtgggaggaagacaAGTGAAGGTCATGAAGGGTGAACACGATCaagtacattatatacatgcaagAAAATGCCGTAATGAAGGCATTTTGTACAATTAATACATGCTAATAcagttttaaactttattattactCACTCACATAtctctgtgtggatgctcacaTGAGTGCAGGCGGAAAGGACGTGACAGAATCCCCAGAGTAACAGTTACAGGCTATGGTgagctgctttgtgtgtgtgtgctgggaactgaactcacatcctcttgcaaaagcagcaagctcccttaaccactgagccaactctccaggcccttgtttgattttttaaaatttaatgttgaTACCCACTGGgacacaaattgttttcttttttatttaaatgtgcatTGGTTGTCTCACACTTAATATGTCTAAGCCATCCATCAGTAAATATTTAGGTTGCATACACTCTGCAAATGTTAAAGCAACAAGAATTCTGCACACCCAGCTACCTGCATTTTCCAGGACAAATAGATACattcaattaaaatttattgGTCTCCTATGAATAAGAATAATGGGATGCTCTAGCTACATTCCTTGGGTTATGACTTAAGAAGTGGATCACTGGCCACTAGACcatatttgtcttgttttctgttggGCTTTTCTGATCGTTCCTGAGATATTTCAGATTTAGGCAGTGTTTGGTGTGTTACTACCACATATTAAACAgaaagttttattctattttctttgtagtttatGTCTATGGAGTTTTGGAGCCAAGAAATATTTGTAGttcttttttcaattgtttttaggatcaaacccagggcctgtgcaTGCTATGATAGAGGtgcaccactgagctacatccccagacctCAAGGAATTTTTGGTCTGGGGAGAGAGGAGTCCAGAGATGTAAGACAATGGTCAAGGCCAGTGGAAGGTCTTTTGTAGCACAGTGTGGACCTCCTTATTCCTCAGACAGTAGATGATGGGGTTGCAGAGGGGCGTGACCACCGTGTAGATGACGGACAGCACCTTGTTGAGGTCCATGGACTTGATGCGACTGGGGCGGCAGTAGATGAAGAGAGCTGCTGAGTAGAAGATGCCCACCACCACCAGGTGGGAGGCGCAGGTGGAGAAGGCCTTGCGCTGGGCAGCAGCTGATGGCATCCGGAGAACGGCCATCCCAATGGCTGAATAAGAAGCCAAGGATACCAGGAGTGTCCCACAGAAGATGACAATGGCTGAGATGAAGTCTACCAGCTCTGTGAGGGCCACGTGGGTGCAGGACAGGTTGAGGAGAGgggaaacatcacagaaaaatTGGTTGAGAACATTAGGGCCACAGTAAGACAGGCTGGCGATACATGTTGTTTTGGCCACTGAGACCACCAGCCCACCCAGCCATGAAGACAAAGCTAAGCCCAGGCAGACCTGGGGCCTCATGAGCAGTGGGTAGTGCAGTGGGcggcagatggccacatagcggtcataggccatggaggccaggagggtGCACTCTGTGCAGATGAGGACTATGAAGAAGAAGAGTTGGGTCATGCAGAGTGTAAAGGAAATATGGTAGGGCCCCGTCCACAGCCCCAGGAGCAGGGTGGGCATGGTGACGGACACATAACACATCTCCAGGCAGCTGAGATTGcccaggaagaagtacatgggctTGTGGAGCTCGCTGTGACTGCAGATGAGGTAGATGATGAGTGTGTTCTCCAGGAGCGTCAGCAGGTAGAGAGTCAGGAAGACGGCAAATAGCGCATCCCTTATGTCCAGTCTAGTGGACAATCCCAGCAAGATGAACTGCTGAACCCGGGTCATGTTGGCCAACTCCAGGGGCCTTTCCATCTGCAGAGAGACAAACCAGTTGTTAACATGTGTCCTTCATAGTAAAAGTAATTAGAAAGTTGTTCAGTGATTCGAGCCTTTAGGGATTTAATCATATCAATGACTGCTGGAAACTGGCTACCAGAAAGATTCTTCATATTCTTGAGATAAATGCTACACTGCTCATCCAAATTATAGAAAGAATGTGACCATCTGAACCTCTATGATCCATTGAGCTTTTATTTATGACAGAAACATGTCATGATGACTTTGCTAATTTATCCAGCACTGTTAAGTATGACTTAGgtacttcttatttttttttaagatttatttttattttatctgcatgaTTAGTACCTGAATGTATATctatgcatcacatgcatgcagtgcccacacaGGCAACAGGGGGCATCAAAttcccctagaaatggagttacagatgtttgagagcctccatgtgggtgctgggacttgcatctgagccctctggaagaacaaccaatgcttttaactgctgagtcatgttTCTAGCACTCCTGACTTAGTCTTAAATGACATAGTTATAGTCTTTGCCTCTGTCCCACAAGGTAAGTACATCACAGCCAAAGATGACCCAGCATGGAAGCTCCTGTAGATCATCTCAACTCTATTACTCTACTAATTCCACTGGATGACATTACCCATCCCCAAAGCCCGGACCAGAACAGTCTCCAACATCCAGGACATATTAGAGATCCAGAAAATTATAGAATTCGAGAGTTCTTCTTGCTTTAGAGTATCTTGCATAGATTCTGCTTGTTGGGATTGAGCTCCTGTGATGAGTTAGGCCGCCAGGCAGcagtcttcttgttcttcttctcattcttgctgctgctgccgccgctgctgctgctgctgctgctgctcctcctcctcctccttcttctccttctccttcttctctttctccttcttcttttcaaaatagggtttctctgtggctttggaggctgtcctggaactagctcttgtagaccaggctggcctcgaactcacagagatctgtctgcctctgcctcccaagtgctggaattaaaggcgtgcaccatcaccgcccggcctccttctcctcctgcttctcctcctctttctcctcttcctcttcctcttcttcttcttcttctttctcttcctcttcttcctcttcctatcctccttcttcccctcctcctatttccccatctctcttttatttctcttaaatatGGGTATTTTCTTCTATATATTGCTATTATTAGCAAATACATTTACTAAACAATTCAAGGAAATTCTTCTCGTCTTTTAGGAGCTGACTTCTTACAGGACATACAGCCAAAGAAAAGACCTAAAGACAGGGATTTCAGGTGAATTTAGAGCAATCACAGTGCTTATGAAGCACATTATTTCAATATTGGGTCCTAATGCATAAAAAAGATCAGGAAGAACATTTTAACAAAGCAACAGAGCCTGCTTCATCATCTACCAGATTTTCTccactttagatttttttttcagtttctaatctggtttcttcttcaaggAAACATCCCCAATTTCCTTccaacattttgtttttaaaaactgcatttacTTACATATGCatacgtgcatgtgcacatgcaccagGTTCATGTGGGAAAGTCGGAGGACAACTTACCAGACTCAGTTTTCTCCTGCCACGTGGATCCTGAAAATCTAACTCGGGCTATCAGGCTCGGAGGTGAGTAcctttactccctgagccatctctctggtatCCCTCAAGCATTTCTCATGGACAAAGCAT is part of the Arvicola amphibius chromosome 8, mArvAmp1.2, whole genome shotgun sequence genome and encodes:
- the LOC119820406 gene encoding olfactory receptor 5-like encodes the protein MERPLELANMTRVQQFILLGLSTRLDIRDALFAVFLTLYLLTLLENTLIIYLICSHSELHKPMYFFLGNLSCLEMCYVSVTMPTLLLGLWTGPYHISFTLCMTQLFFFIVLICTECTLLASMAYDRYVAICRPLHYPLLMRPQVCLGLALSSWLGGLVVSVAKTTCIASLSYCGPNVLNQFFCDVSPLLNLSCTHVALTELVDFISAIVIFCGTLLVSLASYSAIGMAVLRMPSAAAQRKAFSTCASHLVVVGIFYSAALFIYCRPSRIKSMDLNKVLSVIYTVVTPLCNPIIYCLRNKEVHTVLQKTFHWP